The Streptomyces sp. TLI_105 DNA segment GTGCTGTCGTGGAAGCGCTTCAGGGGGACGGAGCCGGCCGAGCGGCGAGCGAGGCGCACGCTCGGATCGTTCGGCGCCCTCGCGGCACTTTCCGCGCTGTTCGTCATCGTCGTCGCGGTGGCGAACACGACCACGGCGGCCGCCCCGCGCCCGGCGCTCCTGGCCTTCTTCGAAGGCGGATGGTGACGCCTGCTCAAGGGCCGTTCTCCGCTCCGGGACCGAGGACCTCGAGGAGGCGTGAGACCAGGGGGTTCCGGTCGTCCCCGCGCCAGGCGACGGCGACCCGGGTGCGCGGGGCGCCCGGTTGGATCCCGCGGTAGGCGACGCCCTTGAGGCGGATGCGGCGGACGCTCTCCGGGGCCAGCGACACACCGAGGCCGGTCTCCACCAGGGCGCAGACGGTCTGCCATTCCACGGCGTGCTGGACCACCCGGGGCGCGAAGCCCGCCGTGGCGCAGAGATCGGCGATCCGGTCGTACAGCGGCGGGCCGACGGCGCGAGGCAGGAGGACGAAGGGGCTGTCCGCCAACTGATCGACCCGCACGGTCCGTTGCCGCGCGAGCGGATGCGCGGACGGCAGGACCGCCACGAACGGCTCGGTCAGCACGGTGGCGAAGTCGAGTTCGGGGTCGTCGGCGGGGGGCTCGCGCAGCAGCCCGACGTCGATGGTCCTCTCGCGCAGGGCGGCCAGCTGCGGGGTGGTGGTCATCTCCTGGATGTCCAGGCGCACGGCGGGGAACCGTGTGCGGAAGGTCCTCAGCAGGCCGGGCAGGACGGTCAGGGCGAGGGAGGCGGCGAAGCCGATCCGCAGGCTGCCGGACCTGCCGCTGCCGGCTTCCCGCGCCGCGGCCAGGCCGTCCGCGAGGCCGGTGAGGGCGTGCCGGGCCGCGGGGAGGAGTTCCCGCCCGGCGGGAGTGAGGGCGATCCGCCCGGGTCCACGGCTGAACAGGGCGTGCCCGACCTTGTCCTCCAGCCGGCGGATCTGCTGGCTCAGGGGTGGCTGGGCGATGCCGAGGCGCGCGGCGGCGTGCCCGAAGTGGAGTTCCTCGGCGAGCACGACGAAGGCGTACAGCTGCGCGAGAGGAATTTCGGGACGATCCATACGCCTAGAGATATCACTCCACACCCGATCGCGTATTGGACGTATCGGCGCAGGTCGCCTAGCGTCCGGCGCATGACAGAACGACGTTCCCTCCTCAGCGGATCCACCTTCGAAGAGCAGATCGGCTACGCCCGCGCCGTCGTCGACGGCGACTGGGTGCACGTCTCCGGGACGACCGGATTCGACTACGCCACGATGACCGTCTCCGAGGACGTGGTGGAGCAGGCCGAGCAGTGCCTCCGCAACATCGAGGCCGCGCTGTCGGAGGCGGGGTGCACCTTCGCCGACGTGGTCCGCGTGCGCTATCTGCTGCCCGACCGCACGGACTTCGAGCTCTGCCGGCCGGTGCTGCGGCGCACCTTCGGCGAGGTCCGGCCGGCCGCCACGATGCTCGTGTGCGGGCTCTCGGACCCCCGGATGAAGATCGAGATCGAGGTGTACGCGCGGCGGGCCACCGCGTGACGAGGTGGGGTGTCCTCGTCCTTCAGCCCAAGTCGTCTTCACGCAGGGTGAGTTCGAGGAGGCCGGGGAAGCGGGCGTCGAATTCCTCGCGGCGGAGGCGGTTGAGCCGCTTCGGTCCCTGATCGCGCTGCTCGACGAGACCGGCGCCGCGCAGGACGGTGAAGTGGTGGCTCTTGGCGGCCCTGCCGACGGGCACGTCGAAGTTGCTGCAGCTGAGCGTCCAGTCGGGCCGGGAGGCCAGCTCGCGGATCAGCTGGATGCGGACGGGGTCGGCGAGCGCGGAGAGCGCGGTGAGGAGGGCGACGTCGTCGGGGTGCGTGTGCACGGGCGCCGGGCGGTGGCCCGTGCCTCCAGGCTGCTCCGGCATCCCGCTCACTCCCTTGTCGCGGCCCGATCCGCTTGCCCAATGTTCGATGACCATCATACAGTCCGAGTGTTCGCTTCTCGTTGAACACTCCGTTCGGGCCCCCGTCCGAGCACTCCTGAAGGGTGGTTCCTCCATGCGCGCGATCGAGTTCCACGAGTACGGCGGTCCCGACGTCCTGCGACTCGTCGAGGCCACGGCACCCCGGCCGGGACCGGGACAGGTGGCCATCGACGTCGCCTGGGCGGGAGTGAACTTCGCCGACGTCAAGGCCCGCGCGGAGGGATACCGGGTCGACGAACTGCCCTACCGGCCCGGCCTGGAGGTCTCCGGTCGCGTCCGGGCCGTCGGCGAGGGGGTCGACGGCATCGAGGTGGGCCGGGAAGTCGCCGCCCTCGTCGGCGGGGGAGGCTACGCCGAGGTGGCCCTCGCCCGGGCCGACGCCGTCTTCCCGCTCCCCGAGGGGCTGGACCCGAGGACCGCGGCGACGCTCCCCACGGTCCTGCCGACCGCGCACGCCCTGATCCACGAGGTGGGGAGGCTGCGTGCGGGCGAGAGCGTGCTCGTGCACGGAGCGGCGGGCGGCGTCGGCACGGCCGTCGGCCAACTGGCCCGGGCCGCGGGCGCGGGGGCCGTGTACGGCGTGGCCTCCACCGAGGCGAAGGCCGCGTACGCCCTGAAGTACGGCTACGACGAGGTCTTCCGCCCCGACACCTTCGCCGAGGACGTCCGGCGGGCCACCGGCGGCAGGGGAGTCGACCTCGTCCTCGACCCGGTCGGCGGAGAGACGCTCCGCCGGGGCCTGGGCGCCCTGGCAGCCTTCGGACGCCTGGTCTCCTTCGGCAACGCCGGCGGCGGCGCCCCGTGGCAGGTCGGCCAGCCCGAACTGTACGGCCAGGGGCACTCCGTCGCGGGCTTCTCCGTGCTGACGCTCGCCCAGACGGCCCCCGCCGCCGCACGCGCCCTGACCGAGCGCGCCCTGCGCGCGGTCTCCGAGGGGACGGTCACCCTTCCCGTCACCGCCGAATTCCCCCTCGTCGACGCGGCCGAGGCCCATCGGCTCCTGGGGGGACGCGGCTCCACGGGCAAGCTTCTGCTGCGGGTGAAGGACTGACCGGATTCGCCCGCCGGAGCGGGACCCCGGCCCCACCGCGCGGGGCGGGCCGCCGCTCCTACCAGTCCGTCGGATAGCCCTGGTGCCGTACGCACCCTCCGTCGGCGGTGAGGGTCGGTTCGCCGTCGTACCGGTCGGGGCGCAGGGACAGTTCGACGCCGCGGTCGTCCGTCGCCCGGACCCCCGGCAGGCCGGCTCCCGGTTCGCCCGTTGCCGGGGCGGGGAGGACCTCCACCGTCAGACCCCGCGCGGACCACTCCTTCCGGAGGGTGTCGACCGCCGCCGTGTACGCGGTGTCGCTCGCGAAGCCGGGTGTCCAGTCGACGGTCGGCCGGTCTCGGGTGACGCCGTCCGAGTCCATGCCCAGGTCGTCCTTGCAGGAGGCGTTGGCCATCTCCTTCCGCTTGATCACGGAGTCCGGGTCGATGCCCAGGCGCCGCACCGCGTCCTCGCCCGCCTCCCGGGTGTACCGCAGGTGCTCGCGGTACGCCGTCTCCGACAGAACCGCACCGCCCGCCAGCGACGCGCAGCCCTGGGCGAGCGCCGCGAGGAGGAGCACCGACACCGCCCCGCCCGCGACCAGTGCCACGACACGGCCCCGACGGCGCGGAGCGGGGGCGGAGGAGTGCGGGGCGGGAGCGGGCGTCGTCGTCATGGGCACATTCCAGCAGCCGGCCCGGAGGGGGCGGCACCGCTTCCGTACTCAGAGACGAGGTGAGTACGTTTCCCGCGGTCAGCCCTGCCGACGGAAGTCCAGCATGCAGAAGACCTTGTCGTAGCGGCGTTCGCCGACGGCCACGAAGTCGGGCAGGCGGCCGTACTCGGTGAAGCCCAGCGACCGGTAGAGGTGCAGGGCGTCGGCGTTGTCGCCCCGGGCGTCCAGGGTGAGGACCTCGATCCCGGCCTCCCGGGCGTCGGCGATCAGGGCGCCGGTCAGCGCCCGGCCGATGCCGAGGCCCTGGGCGGCGGAGTCCACCGCGATCTTCTCGAGATCGGCGTGCGGCCGATGGGTCGGCCGGGTGTAGCGGAGCCAGTACCCCAACCCGACCAGCCGGTGGTCGGCGTAGGCGAGCCGGAGGGCCGCGTCCCCCGCCCGTACGGCGGACAGGACGTGGTCCAGAAGCTCCGTCACCTCTTCCCGCGACGGCGGCTCGACCCAGCCCAGGGCCGCGCCTCTTTCGACCAGGTCCGACAGGATCCGGTGGGCCGAGTCCGCGAGCCGCTCCCGCAGAGCCGGATCGGACACCGCCTCCACGGCGTCGAGGACGGTGGGCCGGGGGGTCGCGTCACGGGGCATCGCCGGTTTCATGATCGTCAGCCTAGCCATCGTGAGGGCCGGCCCGGGCTCCGGCCGCCATGTCGTCACCGCCGACCGGGCGGGCGATCAGCCTCGCCGCCGAGGCTTTCGGTTCGGCCGGTGCGGGCGCACCAGGGCGTCGAGACCGCCCACGGCCGCACGGACGTGCCCGGGTTCGCGCGGGACGGTCCCGCCCGCACACCACCAGGACAGCCGCCCGTCCGCCTCGCGCAGATGCATGCCAAGGTCGTGCTCCCTGCACAGCGGCCATGCCCGCCAGAGCCGCTCGGTGACCGTCTCCTGCGATGCGTCGGTGACGGCCGACAGGGCGAGAACGGGGTCGTCCGCCGACTCCGGGGCCAGGAAGTTGCCGTGCCACTCCCCGTCGGCCAGGGCCACGTAGACGTTCTCGGTCTCGTCCTCGTGCTCCGAGGGAAGGCCCACCAGGCGCAGAAGTCCTTGGTCCGGCAAGGCCACCGCGAGATCCCGGTTGACGAGGGCGAGGGCCTCGTCCCAGAACGGGTACGCACCGCGCGGGACCTGACGGGGCCTCGGTGGATCGAAGAAAGCGCTCATGGAGACCATCCTCCAGGACCCGCCCCCGCGGCTGACGTCACAGGGGCGGGCTGCTCACGACCTCGGGAGGTCAGTGCCCTCTCGTACGCCCGGCCCCTAGGGAGGCTCCTGACGACGGCGGGTCGGAGGCGATCCCCGGGTGCCGCGGCCCGGGCGATCGGGTCACTCGCCCGAGTCGATGGTCGGCCGGCGCAGCTGCACCTCGGCGCCCGTCTGCTTGAAGGACTCCGCGGACACCGGCACGAGCACCGCGTCGCGGTGGAAGTC contains these protein-coding regions:
- a CDS encoding GNAT family N-acetyltransferase translates to MKPAMPRDATPRPTVLDAVEAVSDPALRERLADSAHRILSDLVERGAALGWVEPPSREEVTELLDHVLSAVRAGDAALRLAYADHRLVGLGYWLRYTRPTHRPHADLEKIAVDSAAQGLGIGRALTGALIADAREAGIEVLTLDARGDNADALHLYRSLGFTEYGRLPDFVAVGERRYDKVFCMLDFRRQG
- a CDS encoding RidA family protein, which encodes MTERRSLLSGSTFEEQIGYARAVVDGDWVHVSGTTGFDYATMTVSEDVVEQAEQCLRNIEAALSEAGCTFADVVRVRYLLPDRTDFELCRPVLRRTFGEVRPAATMLVCGLSDPRMKIEIEVYARRATA
- a CDS encoding zinc-binding dehydrogenase, whose protein sequence is MRAIEFHEYGGPDVLRLVEATAPRPGPGQVAIDVAWAGVNFADVKARAEGYRVDELPYRPGLEVSGRVRAVGEGVDGIEVGREVAALVGGGGYAEVALARADAVFPLPEGLDPRTAATLPTVLPTAHALIHEVGRLRAGESVLVHGAAGGVGTAVGQLARAAGAGAVYGVASTEAKAAYALKYGYDEVFRPDTFAEDVRRATGGRGVDLVLDPVGGETLRRGLGALAAFGRLVSFGNAGGGAPWQVGQPELYGQGHSVAGFSVLTLAQTAPAAARALTERALRAVSEGTVTLPVTAEFPLVDAAEAHRLLGGRGSTGKLLLRVKD
- a CDS encoding helix-turn-helix transcriptional regulator, with the translated sequence MPEQPGGTGHRPAPVHTHPDDVALLTALSALADPVRIQLIRELASRPDWTLSCSNFDVPVGRAAKSHHFTVLRGAGLVEQRDQGPKRLNRLRREEFDARFPGLLELTLREDDLG
- a CDS encoding LysR family transcriptional regulator, producing MDRPEIPLAQLYAFVVLAEELHFGHAAARLGIAQPPLSQQIRRLEDKVGHALFSRGPGRIALTPAGRELLPAARHALTGLADGLAAAREAGSGRSGSLRIGFAASLALTVLPGLLRTFRTRFPAVRLDIQEMTTTPQLAALRERTIDVGLLREPPADDPELDFATVLTEPFVAVLPSAHPLARQRTVRVDQLADSPFVLLPRAVGPPLYDRIADLCATAGFAPRVVQHAVEWQTVCALVETGLGVSLAPESVRRIRLKGVAYRGIQPGAPRTRVAVAWRGDDRNPLVSRLLEVLGPGAENGP